The genomic interval AGAACAGCGTGACCAATACCGAATCAGCAGCCGGCATCGAGCAGGCGCCCGCCGGTCGAGCGACCTCGAAGGCCGAAGCGCCCGCCGTCATCGAGGTGCGCAATCCCGGCACCGGCGAACTGGTCGGCACGGTGCCCGCCCAGTCCGCCGACGAGGTCGCCGCCAAGATCCGGGAACTGCGGCTGTACCAGCCGGAATGGGAGGCGCTGGGCGCGGACGGCCGCAAAGAATGGTTGCTGAAGCTGCAGGACTGGTTGATCGACAACACCGAGCACCTGGCCGACGTGCTGCAGTCGGAAACCTCCAAGCCGCGCGCCGACGCCCTCATCGATCCGTCGTTCGGCTGCGATCTGATCGGTTACTACGCGCGCCGGGCCGGCGGGTTCCTCACCGACGACCATCCGTCGCCGCACAGTCCGCTGGCCCGGGTCAAAAAACTCACCGTCACCTACAAGCCGTACCCGGTGGTCGGCGTCATCACCCCGTGGAACTTCCCGCTGGCCATGCCGATCATGGACGTGATCCCGGCGCTGGCCGCGGGCGCCGCGGTCATCCTGAAGCCGTCCGAGGTGACGCCGCTGTCGGCGCTCGAATTGGCCCGGGGCTGGGCCGAAATCGGTGCGCCGCCGGTCTTGGCGGTGGCCACCGGCGCGGGCGAGACCGGCGCCGCGGTGGTCGGCAACGCCGACTACATCCAGTTCACCGGCTCGACGGCGACCGGCAAGAAGATCGCCGCCGCCTGCGTCGAGCGGCTGGTCCCCTACAGCCTGGAGCTGGGCGGCAAGGATCCCGCGATCGTGCTGGCCGACGCCGATATCGATCGGGCCGCGCACGGCATCGCCTTCGGCGGCATGTTCAACGCGGGCCAGGTCTGCATCTCGGTGGAGCGCGTCTACGTGGAAGCGCCGATCTACGACGAGTTCGTCGCCAAGCTCACCGCGAACGTGCGGGCGTTGCGCCAGGGCATCGACGGGCGCGAAATCGCCCATGACGTAGGCGCGCTGGCCAACGAGAACCAGGTCGCCATCGTGCAGCGGCATGTCGAGGAGGCCGTCGCGGCCGGAGCGAAGGTGCTGACCGGCGGCAAGCGCACCGGGCAGGGCACCTTCTTCGAGCCGACCGTGCTGGTCGACGTGGATCACTCGATGAGTTGCATCTCCGAGGAGACGTTCGGCCCGACGCTGCCGGTGGTCAAGGTAGCCGACGAAGCGGAAGCCGTTCGGCTGGCCAATGATTCGATCTACGGCCTGTCGGCCTCGGTGTGGACCGGCGACAAGGAGCGCGGCGAACGCGTCGCCCGCCAGCTGACCGCCGGCGCGGTCAACATCAACGACGTCTTCGCCAACCTGTTCAGTTACGCGCTGCCGATGGGCGGCTGGGGACAGTCCGGTGTCGGCGCGCGGTGGGGCGGCGCGAACGGGGTCCGCAAGTACTGCCGGGCCCAGGCCATCACCAAGCCGATCCTGCCGACTCAGCAGAAGGAACTGTTCTGGTATCCCGCCAAGCCGGCGAATCTCCTGTTCGCCCTGGGCGCGATGCGGGCCGCGGGCGCGCGCGGCCTGCGCCGGATCGACATTCCCGCCCTGCTGAAACTCAAGGGAGACAAGTAATGCCCGACGCTACGAAAATCCGCGGCAAGGTCGTCGTCATCACCGGCGGCGCACGCGGCATCGGACTGGCCACCGCCACCGCGCTGCAGGCCCTGGGCGCGAAGATCGCGATCGGCGATGTCGACGAGACCACCGTCAAGGAGTCGGGCGCGGCCCGCGATTTCGACCTGTACGGCAAGCTCGATGTCACCGACGCCGCTTCGTTCGAGAGTTTTCTCGACGAGGTGGAGCGCACTGTCGGTCCGATCGACGTGCTGATCAACAACGCGGGCATCATGCCGACCGGCAAGCTCGCCGACGAGCCGGATCAGATCACCCGCCGGATTCTCGACATCAATGTCTACGGCGTGATCCTCGGTTCCAAGCTGGCGCTG from Nocardia goodfellowii carries:
- a CDS encoding aldehyde dehydrogenase family protein, translated to MTNTESAAGIEQAPAGRATSKAEAPAVIEVRNPGTGELVGTVPAQSADEVAAKIRELRLYQPEWEALGADGRKEWLLKLQDWLIDNTEHLADVLQSETSKPRADALIDPSFGCDLIGYYARRAGGFLTDDHPSPHSPLARVKKLTVTYKPYPVVGVITPWNFPLAMPIMDVIPALAAGAAVILKPSEVTPLSALELARGWAEIGAPPVLAVATGAGETGAAVVGNADYIQFTGSTATGKKIAAACVERLVPYSLELGGKDPAIVLADADIDRAAHGIAFGGMFNAGQVCISVERVYVEAPIYDEFVAKLTANVRALRQGIDGREIAHDVGALANENQVAIVQRHVEEAVAAGAKVLTGGKRTGQGTFFEPTVLVDVDHSMSCISEETFGPTLPVVKVADEAEAVRLANDSIYGLSASVWTGDKERGERVARQLTAGAVNINDVFANLFSYALPMGGWGQSGVGARWGGANGVRKYCRAQAITKPILPTQQKELFWYPAKPANLLFALGAMRAAGARGLRRIDIPALLKLKGDK